One window of Colias croceus chromosome 6, ilColCroc2.1 genomic DNA carries:
- the LOC123692726 gene encoding pseudouridylate synthase 7 homolog — translation MSGRGGNNYRPWRGRGNRGSRGFRGSRRPYSYGPPGGRHSYNDNKSEWRKEEKPTGARGLTEKEIGVTEYVSEHDGFNGIIKSRFSDFQVSEVNENGEIAKLTDLSPPEPPEDETVLEDEDLLLNKYNLEILPMETWDRINKLAMSTGPDYDTVEVDVTGMSKEERTKIHDAVKKAFGEGIVGSTVTRDEKKYCTFVKYRKGVRVDNRVKWVWPGEYVRFIVYKENCDTMEAASRIIKQLRMNASLKPSMVGYAGTKDRRAKTSQWFSLRKVDPRKIAAACKGLPDIKVGNYTFSNAHLKLGMLQGNRFRICLRNVTESDETIDTACKQLQDNGFINYYGLQRFGSRSSVPTHVVGLHLLRGNFEEAIRSILEERAGPLAGALRAFHSSGAEAAAALLPRRAPHCAAEARLLHALAQRPARTAQALAAVPRNTRLLYLHSYQSLIWNKVVSERLKRFSYKPAVGDLVPLEEIEEDTVEEDDSSTLDDIEQEELEKAEKKEERNVPKKIPRVRILTQEDVDSGKYTIFDIVLPLPGHSVEYPPNVKEYYEELLTKDGLTLKMKHKIKEYSLCGGYRHALVRARSVSWRSVRYDDPFADLFLSDADEIAGKKDTGEVKDGKYKALLINMILPTSVYATMALRELLRVDTSSDTQAQQNNYHKKHVNEDNIKQENVNEANVKQENVSEENSKPENIKQENSKPENVKQENSKPENVKQENNVQKGNEDVAEKRKGDDDSENGDCKKAKMNDE, via the exons ATGAGTGGCCGCGGTGGAAATAATTATAGACCTTGGAGAGGAAGAGGGAACAGAGGTTCCAGAGGTTTCAGAGGTTCCCGTAGACCCTACAGCTACGGCCCTCCTGGTGGAAGACATAGttataacgataataaaagTGAATGGAGAAAAGAAGAAAAGCCGACAGGCGCCAGAGGCTTAACGGAAAAAGAGATCGGTGTCACAGAATATGTCAGCGAACATGATGGTTTTAACGGTATTATTAAGTcaag ATTTTCAGACTTCCAAGTATCAGAAGTGAATGAAAACGGTGAGATAGCGAAGCTAACAGATCTCTCGCCACCAGAGCCTCCCGAGGATGAAACAGTTCTTGAAGATGAAGATCTACTGCTGAATAAGTATAACCTGGAAATACTGCCGATGGAAACATGGGATAGGATAAACAAGCTAGCGATGAGTACTGGTCCCGATTATGATACTGTTGAG GTAGATGTCACAGGAATGTCAAAAGAAGAGAGAACAAAGATACATGATGCTGTAAAGAAGGCATTCGGAGAAGGGATCGTTGGCAGCACTGTCACTAGAGACGAGAAGAAATATTGTACCTTTGTTAAATATAGGAAAGGAG TTCGCGTAGATAACAGAGTGAAGTGGGTATGGCCGGGCGAATATGTGCGCTTTATCGTGTATAAAGAGAACTGCGATACTATGGAAGCTGCGTCTCGGATTATTAAACAGCTGAGAATGAA tgcAAGTCTGAAACCCTCGATGGTGGGTTACGCAGGCACAAAGGACCGCAGGGCCAAAACATCACAATGGTTCAGTTTACGTAAAGTGGACCCACGGAAGATAGCCGCAGCATGCAAGGGGTTACCCGATATTAAAGTGGGCAATTACACTTTTAGTAATGCTCATTTGAAACTCGGAATGTTGCAGGGGAATAg GTTCCGTATATGTCTGCGCAATGTGACAGAATCAGACGAGACGATAGACACAGCGTGCAAGCAGCTACAAGACAACGGCTTCATCAACTACTACGGGCTGCAACGGTTTGGTTCTAGATCTAGTGTTCCTACACATGTGGTCGGCTTGCATTTACTGAGAGGGAATTTCGAAGAG GCCATCCGCAGCATCCTGGAGGAGCGCGCGGGGCCGCTGGCGGGCGCGCTGCGCGCGTTCCACAGCAGCGGGGCGGAGGCCGCCGCCGCGCTGCTGCCGCGCCGCGCGCCGCACTGCGCCGCGGAGGCGCGCCTCCTGCACGCGCTCGCGCAGCGCCCCGCACGCACCGCGCAGGCGCTCGCCGCG GTGCCCCGAAACACACGTCTGCTATACTTACACTCGTATCAATCTCTCATTTGGAACAAAGTTGTATCCGAGAGGTTAAAGCGCTTCTCATACAAGCCGGCGGTCGGAGATTTGGTGCCGCTCGAGGAAATTGAAgaag ATACAGTAGAAGAAGATGACTCTAGCACATTAGACGACATAGAGCAAGAGGAACTAGAGAAAGCagagaagaaagaagaaagaaatgTTCCCAAAAAGATCCCTCGAGTCAGAATATTAACTCAAGAAGATGTAGATAGCGGGAAATATACCATTTTCGATATTGTTCTACCCCTGCCCGGACATAGTGTGGAATATCCACCTAATGTAAAGGAGTATTATGAAGAATTGCTCACTAAAGATGGTCTGACGTTGAAAATGAAACATAAGATTAA GGAGTATTCGCTATGTGGCGGCTACAGACACGCGCTAGTTCGTGCTCGGTCGGTGAGCTGGCGGTCGGTCAGATATGACGATCCGTTCGCTGATCTGTTTTTGTCCGATGCTGATGAAATTGCGGGGAAAAAGGACACTGGAGAGGTGAAAG ATGGGAAATACAAGGCGCTTCTCATAAATATGATATTACCGACCAGTGTCTACGCTACTATGGCATTACGAGAACTACTCCGAGTCGATACCTCTTCCGACACACAAGCACAACAGAACAACTATCATAAGAAACATGTCAACGAAGACAATATCAAACAAGAAAATGTCAACGAAGCAAATGTCAAACAGGAAAATGTCAGCGAAGAAAATTCCAAACCAGAAAATATCAAACAAGAAAATTCCAAACCAGAAAATGTCAAACAAGAAAATTCCAAACCAGAAAATGTCAAACAGGAAAATAATGTCCAGAAAGGAAATGAGGATGTTGCGGAAAAGAGAAAGGGTGATGATGATAGTGAGAATGGTGATTGCAAGAAAGCTAAGATGaatgatgaataa
- the LOC123692727 gene encoding zinc finger protein 250-like: MNQSEPLDLSTKKSNLKIVDFKFLCGLNDHLIKLYESTNKLDKAVCMKPKSVLPCEVCFKTFDRPSLLKRHMRTHTDLGVNRIKIRLIYVFISGEKPHVCNICGKGFSTSSSLNTHRRIHTGEKPHKCPECGKCFTASSNLYYHRMTHTKNKPHKCIWCPRSFPTPGELRAHLQSHSGVKSVAQWPFAKLQDFRTGYKK, translated from the exons atgaATCAATCAGAGCCCCTCGATTTATCAACGAAAAAGTCAAATCTGAAAATCGTCGATTTCAAATTCTTATGCGGTCTCAACGACCACTTGATAAAGTTGTACGAAAGTACGAATAAATTGGATAAGGCAGTGTGCATGAAACCTAAGAGTGTGCTGCCTTGTGAAGTGTGCTTCAAGACGTTTGATAGACCTTCGCTGCTGAAGAGGCATATGCGTACTCATACGG ATTTGGGTgtaaatagaattaaaatacgattaatttatgtatttatttcaggAGAGAAGCCCCACGTGTGCAACATTTGCGGCAAAGGTTTCAGCACATCCAGCTCTCTTAACACTCACAGAAGAATTCACACCg GTGAAAAGCCACATAAGTGTCCGGAATGCGGTAAATGCTTCACAGCGAGTTCCAATCTTTACTACCATCGAATGACACACACAAAG AACAAGCCCCACAAATGCATATGGTGTCCCCGTTCGTTCCCCACGCCGGGAGAGCTGCGAGCACATTTGCAGTCCCATAGCGGGGTCAAAAGTGTAGCGCAGTGGCCCTTTGCGAAGTTACAGGACTTTCGAACGGgttataagaaataa